The following are from one region of the Bradyrhizobium septentrionale genome:
- a CDS encoding 4Fe-4S dicluster domain-containing protein, whose translation MPLASYQTSVPVVVDDAKCIADKGCTVCVDVCPLDVLRISDMTGKAYMAYDECWYCMPCEADCPTGAVTVNIPYLLR comes from the coding sequence ATGCCTCTCGCTTCCTATCAGACGTCGGTCCCGGTGGTGGTCGACGACGCCAAATGCATCGCGGACAAGGGCTGCACGGTGTGCGTCGACGTCTGCCCGCTCGATGTCTTGCGGATCAGCGACATGACAGGCAAGGCCTACATGGCCTATGACGAGTGCTGGTACTGCATGCCGTGCGAGGCGGATTGCCCGACCGGCGCCGTCACCGTCAATATCCCCTATCTGCTGAGGTGA
- a CDS encoding HEAT repeat domain-containing protein translates to MSSPFESYDDLEDADERLQAADPAERRVAIIALGHSGDSAAVGHLARMVSDPDAGVRQQVAMALGEFDGPDAADALAKLLVDPESVVASAAADSMAEFKDPACADVILPLVKHAHAFVRMGALRALKELRRKDTLKPALEALQDQDAAVRVQAIGVIGFLKLEESIPALTALIHDPDAHVRRAAVSALAFSQMRPAAETITRALKDEDWMVREMAAETLGLNANGALAADQLIASLADGFWQVRLKAVRSLGKMKIEGAVRPIGYCVNHEQANLRKEAAAALGEIAHPDGEAFLAIVADDPDPDVRKNARWALQQIVAKKAKAKS, encoded by the coding sequence ATGTCGAGCCCGTTCGAATCCTACGACGATCTCGAGGACGCCGACGAGCGGCTGCAGGCCGCAGACCCCGCCGAACGCCGCGTCGCCATCATCGCGCTCGGTCATTCCGGCGATTCCGCCGCGGTCGGCCATCTTGCCAGGATGGTGTCCGATCCTGATGCCGGTGTGCGCCAGCAGGTCGCGATGGCGCTTGGAGAGTTCGATGGGCCGGACGCGGCTGATGCCCTGGCGAAATTGCTCGTCGACCCCGAGAGCGTCGTGGCGTCGGCGGCAGCCGACAGCATGGCGGAGTTCAAGGATCCCGCCTGCGCGGACGTCATCCTGCCGCTGGTCAAACATGCCCATGCGTTCGTCCGCATGGGCGCATTGCGCGCGCTGAAGGAGCTACGCCGCAAGGACACGCTGAAGCCGGCGCTGGAGGCGTTGCAAGACCAGGACGCCGCCGTGCGTGTGCAGGCGATCGGCGTCATCGGCTTCCTGAAGCTCGAGGAGTCCATTCCGGCGCTGACCGCGCTGATCCACGACCCTGACGCCCATGTGCGGCGCGCGGCGGTGAGCGCGCTCGCTTTCTCGCAGATGAGGCCGGCGGCGGAGACGATCACGCGTGCGCTCAAGGACGAGGACTGGATGGTGCGCGAGATGGCGGCCGAAACGCTCGGGCTCAACGCCAACGGTGCGCTGGCGGCGGATCAGCTGATCGCGTCGCTTGCGGACGGGTTTTGGCAGGTGCGGCTCAAGGCGGTTCGCAGCCTCGGCAAGATGAAGATCGAGGGCGCGGTGCGCCCCATAGGCTATTGCGTCAACCACGAGCAGGCCAACCTGCGCAAGGAAGCTGCCGCGGCGTTGGGCGAGATCGCTCATCCCGATGGCGAGGCGTTCCTGGCGATCGTTGCCGACGATCCCGATCCCGATGTCAGAAAGAACGCGCGCTGGGCCCTTCAGCAGATCGTGGCGAAGAAGGCGAAAGCGAAATCGTAG
- a CDS encoding aspartate aminotransferase family protein produces MPVENASTQDLIARRNRLLGPAYRLFYEQPVQIVRGDGVWLYDQAGDRYLDAYNNVACVGHCHPRVVEAIARQAAELNTHTRYLHESILNYAERLLATFPAEIGHVMFTCTGSEANDLALRVARTCTGGTGVIVTRTSYHGVTGALAELSPSLGLPEPTAAHVRLVPAPQSAGDATGEIFAGHVRAAFDDMKRSGIRPAALLVDTIFSSDGVFADPPGFLAPAVEAARAAGALFIADEVQPGFGRCGESLWGFARHGVIPDMVTMGKPMGNGHPVAAMAARPALLREFGARSRYFNTFGGNPVSAAAATAVLDIIEQEGLVENAKRTGAYLREKLDALRSRHDLVAEVRGAGLFLGVELRRNGAPAGKEAAALVNALRARHVLISAAGPGANVLKIRPPLVFGTEHADLLVETLNQALLQISPA; encoded by the coding sequence ATGCCGGTGGAGAATGCCTCGACGCAAGACCTGATCGCGCGGCGCAATCGCCTGCTCGGCCCGGCCTACCGGCTGTTCTACGAACAGCCCGTGCAAATCGTCCGCGGCGACGGCGTCTGGCTGTACGATCAGGCCGGCGACCGCTATCTCGACGCCTACAACAACGTCGCCTGCGTCGGGCACTGCCATCCGCGCGTGGTCGAGGCGATCGCGCGGCAGGCGGCAGAGCTCAACACGCACACCCGCTATCTGCACGAGTCCATCCTCAACTACGCGGAACGGCTGCTCGCCACCTTCCCGGCCGAGATCGGCCATGTGATGTTCACTTGCACTGGCAGCGAGGCCAACGACCTCGCGCTGCGCGTGGCGCGGACTTGCACCGGCGGCACCGGCGTCATCGTGACCAGGACCTCCTATCACGGCGTCACCGGCGCGCTGGCCGAATTGTCGCCCTCGCTCGGCCTGCCGGAGCCGACCGCTGCTCATGTCCGCCTCGTGCCGGCGCCGCAGTCTGCCGGAGATGCGACCGGCGAGATTTTTGCCGGCCATGTACGCGCCGCGTTCGACGACATGAAACGCAGCGGGATTCGCCCGGCCGCGCTCCTGGTCGACACCATCTTCTCGAGCGACGGCGTGTTCGCCGATCCGCCCGGCTTTCTGGCGCCGGCCGTGGAAGCGGCGCGCGCCGCAGGAGCGTTGTTCATTGCCGACGAGGTGCAGCCCGGTTTCGGCCGCTGCGGTGAGAGCCTGTGGGGCTTTGCCCGTCATGGCGTCATTCCCGACATGGTCACGATGGGCAAGCCGATGGGCAACGGCCACCCCGTTGCCGCGATGGCCGCGCGCCCGGCGCTGCTCAGGGAATTCGGCGCACGTTCGCGCTACTTCAACACCTTTGGCGGCAATCCCGTCTCCGCAGCCGCAGCGACCGCCGTGCTCGACATTATCGAACAGGAAGGCCTGGTCGAGAACGCGAAGCGCACCGGCGCTTATCTGCGCGAGAAGCTTGATGCGTTGCGCTCCCGGCATGATTTGGTCGCGGAGGTTCGCGGCGCCGGGCTGTTCCTCGGTGTTGAGCTTCGCCGCAATGGTGCGCCCGCGGGCAAGGAGGCAGCGGCGCTCGTCAACGCGCTGCGCGCGCGGCACGTGCTGATCAGCGCCGCCGGTCCCGGCGCCAATGTGTTGAAGATCCGCCCGCCGCTGGTGTTCGGAACCGAACATGCCGACCTGCTGGTCGAAACGCTGAATCAAGCGCTCCTGCAGATCTCGCCGGCTTGA
- a CDS encoding phosphotransferase produces the protein MPNSPSTVAAAHPLDGLRAASPIPETRAQALAEEYYGLPAAVRRLDSERDQNFRLHTPDGRDYVLKIANPAEDRAVTNLQTEALRHAAAGDSALPIPRVFPALNGAVELEVTFDDGSTRVVRLLSFLAGTPMHQVTPSTALRREAGHWAARLARALRDFRHPGAGHKLLWDIQHAAELRPLLDSVPIAQRDVVERFLDGFETHAQPVLSRLPAQPVHNDLNPHNIVVVPTDHERIAGIIDFGDLTSTARINDLAIACAYQVADSDDALAPACELIAGYHAVMPLAPDERVVLFDLIATRMVMTVVISNLRAARYPENREYILRNNKAASARLGRIARLSRDQARQQIERACQGE, from the coding sequence GTGCCAAATTCCCCATCGACCGTCGCCGCCGCGCACCCGCTCGACGGGCTGCGCGCCGCCTCGCCGATCCCGGAGACGCGCGCGCAGGCGCTGGCCGAGGAATATTACGGCCTGCCCGCGGCAGTGCGTCGGCTCGACAGCGAACGCGACCAGAATTTCAGGCTGCACACCCCCGACGGGCGCGACTATGTGCTGAAGATCGCCAATCCCGCGGAAGACCGCGCCGTCACCAATCTGCAGACTGAGGCGCTGCGTCATGCTGCCGCTGGAGATTCGGCGCTGCCGATCCCACGGGTTTTCCCTGCGCTGAATGGCGCGGTTGAGCTCGAAGTCACGTTCGACGACGGTTCGACCCGCGTGGTGCGCCTGTTGTCCTTCCTTGCCGGCACGCCGATGCACCAGGTGACGCCGTCGACCGCCTTGCGCCGCGAGGCCGGCCATTGGGCGGCGCGCCTCGCCCGGGCCTTGCGCGACTTCCGCCACCCCGGCGCCGGCCACAAGCTGTTGTGGGACATCCAGCACGCGGCCGAATTGCGCCCGCTGCTCGACAGCGTTCCGATTGCACAGCGCGACGTCGTGGAGCGCTTCCTCGACGGCTTCGAGACCCACGCCCAGCCAGTCTTGTCCCGGCTCCCGGCGCAGCCGGTGCACAACGACCTCAACCCGCACAACATCGTCGTCGTCCCGACCGATCACGAACGCATCGCCGGCATCATCGATTTCGGCGACCTCACCTCCACGGCCCGGATCAACGACCTTGCAATCGCATGCGCCTACCAGGTCGCCGACAGCGACGATGCGCTGGCCCCGGCCTGCGAGCTGATCGCGGGCTATCACGCCGTGATGCCCCTCGCACCGGATGAGCGCGTGGTGCTATTCGACCTGATCGCGACGCGCATGGTGATGACGGTCGTGATCAGCAACCTCAGGGCGGCTCGCTATCCGGAGAACCGGGAGTATATTCTGCGCAACAACAAGGCGGCTTCGGCACGGCTTGGGCGGATCGCTCGTCTTTCGCGCGACCAGGCCAGACAACAGATCGAACGCGCCTGCCAGGGAGAGTAA